The following coding sequences lie in one Xylocopa sonorina isolate GNS202 chromosome 15, iyXylSono1_principal, whole genome shotgun sequence genomic window:
- the Fh gene encoding frataxin: MLLSKRVTGNNLLGILSHRPISSILNRCLTQEVADVQRRKIVGYLAPRPEKYSSKSNHLNVLSCKLIARCSSSNSTGFSITQELTPLQFEKISDETLDSLTEYFDQLIENAVHLTDADVSYGDGVLTVKFGNPHGTYVINRQTPNKQIWLSSPKSGPKRYDFINGKWIYKHDGKTLHELLNNEIPAIIRNQANFDKCSFSGKERDAAMNSL; this comes from the exons ATGTTACTAAGTAAACGCGTAACAGGAAACAATCTTCTTGGAATCCTCTCGCATCGTCCAATATCGAGTATTCTAAATAGATGCTTAACACAGGAAGTAGCCGATGTACAAAGAAGAAAAATTGTAGGTTATCTTGCACCACGTCCAGAGAAATACTCGAGTAAAAGTAATCATTTAAATGTATTAAGTTGTAAATTAATTGCTCGTTGTAGTTCAAGTAATAGTACGGGATTTTCGATTACTCA AGAACTGACACCTCTACAATTTGAGAAAATTTCTGACGAAACTCTCGATTCTTTAACCGAATACTTTGATCAATTAATAGAGAATGCAGTACATTTAACAGATGCAGACGTATCGTATGGA GATGGAGTATTAACTGTAAAATTTGGTAATCCTCACGGTACATATGTTATTAATCGTCAAACTCCAAATAAACAGATTTGGTTGTCTTCGCCAAAGTCTGGTCCGAAGCGATACGATTTTATAAATGGTAAATGGATCTACAAACACGATGGGAAAACGTTACACGAATTACTAAATAACGAGATACCAGCCATTATAAGGAATCAAGCAAACTTTGATAAATGTTCCTTCAGTGGTAAAGAGAGGGATGCTGCGATGAACAGTCTTTAA
- the LOC143430762 gene encoding beta-1,3-glucan-binding protein has translation MLAYNNVLSSFLFVVFFLNFNNFFILANSYKLPKLKFEILKPRGIRISIPDEPGLRFFSFQGNLNKGIELNQAGQISGEVFSKNNTRWIIEDESLHLVDGDVIHYWVNIQVNDVMHNGGVQTWTASGGEDQHLESPEIITGQLIFDEPFDVLNRSIWRHEVKAPLSPDYEFCVYHNEQHTFLTKIDSGKLRIKPVMLEDIYGENITTYGSLIVSDCTSMIPAECSRRASSFNILPPVLSSRLTTKETFSFRYGKIEIRAKFPEGDWLYPELWLEPKYNTYGAGYSSGRVILGLARGNDNLINMSTADIFDSRRLDCGFRTGTLITVEDHFVSKIEKGSIRRWTKGFHVYTTIWNSDGFQFLVDGEEIGKLCPPSSGWMYGANFDKMAPFDQEFYITIGVGVGGVRVFADGTTSSGFKKPWRNIDAKAMLQFWQARNKWLPSWTRENGEKIALEIDYIRVWSL, from the exons ATGTTGGCTTACAATAATGTTCTCTCCAGTTTCCTATTCGTCGTATTTTTCTTgaattttaacaatttttttataCTAGCAAATTCTTACAAATTACCTAAGCTGAAGTTCGAGATTTTAAAGCCACGAGGAATTCGTATATCAATACCAG ACGAACCAGGCTTGAGGTTCTTCTCGTTTCAAGGAAATCTTAATAAGGGAATTGAGTTGAATCAGGCTGGACAAATATCCGGTGAAGTATTTTCGAAAAATAATACAAGATGGATTATAGAAGATGAAAGTCTACATTTAGTAGACGGAGACGTTATACATTATTGGGTTAATATACAAGTTAACGATGTAATGCATAATGGAGGAGTTCAAACCTGGACTGCGT CTGGAGGAGAAGACCAACATTTAGAAAGTCCAGAAATTATTACTGGTCAACTAATCTTCGATGAACCTTTTGACGTATTAAATAGATCAATTTGGAGACACGAAGTTAAAGCGCCATTAAGTCCT GATTATGAATTTTGTGTTTACCACAatgaacaacacacatttttgaCAAAAATCGATAGTGGGAAGCTTCGTATTAAGCCAGTGATGTTGGAAGACATTTATGGTGAAAATATAACTACGTATGGATCGTTAATAGTTAGTGA CTGTACTAGTATGATTCCAGCAGAATGTTCACGTAGAGCTTCCTCTTTCAATATTTTACCACCTGTTCTGTCTAGCAGATTAACTACAAAGGAGACCTTCAGTTTTCGATatggcaaaattgaaataagagcCAAATTTCCGGAAGGTGATTGGTTGTATCCAg AATTGTGGCTTGAACCAAAGTATAACACTTACGGTGCTGGATATTCCAGCGGACGTGTTATTCTTGGGCTTGCGCGTGGAAATGACAATTTAATTAATATGTCCACTGCTGATATCTTCGATTCAAGAAGACTGGACTGTGGGTTCAGGACAGGCACGTTAATAACCGTCGAAGACCATTTCGTCTCTAAAATAGAAAAAGGAAGCATACGAAGATGGACGAAAGGTTTTCACGTTTACACAACGATATGGAATAGCGATGGCTTCCAGTTCTTGGTAGATGGTGAGGAAATTGGCAAGCTATGTCCTCCATCGAGTGGCTGGATGTATGGGGCCAATTTCGACAAAATGGCTCCGTTTGATCAAGAG TTTTATATCACTATTGGCGTGGGAGTTGGTGGTGTCCGCGTATTTGCTGATGGAACAACTAGTTCAGGATTCAAAAAACCATGGAGGAATATTGATGCTAAG GCA